The following are encoded in a window of Qipengyuania soli genomic DNA:
- the lysA gene encoding diaminopimelate decarboxylase, with protein MDHFQIRDGVMHAEDVPLPRIAEEVGTPVYVYSRATLERHARVFRDALSALDHPHIAFAVKSNPNLAVLKVLANEGYGADVVSGGELNRALAAGMKPEDIVFSGVGKTHAELLQGLDKGIGQFNIESEEEGYELAAIARRHGRTAACALRVNPDVDARTHEKISTGKRENKFGVPLDRAAEIYARLASEEGIEMRGIAVHIGSQLADLEPLETAFGKVGALIGEIRAAGFSVTHADLGGGLGVPYKAGEVLPSPADYGAMVARVTKGWDVRLMFEPGRVIAGNAGILLTRVIRSKRSGNGPPFVVVDAAMNDLARPAMYGAWHDFEAVEPTGERMTAHIVGPICETGDTFAMDRECDALGAGDLAVFRTAGAYGATMASSYNSRGFIAEVLVDGDKFAVVADRIAASAIMDAERVPEWLL; from the coding sequence ATGGACCATTTCCAGATACGTGATGGCGTCATGCATGCCGAAGACGTGCCCCTGCCGCGGATAGCGGAAGAGGTTGGCACGCCGGTCTACGTCTACTCGCGCGCCACGCTGGAGCGCCACGCGCGCGTTTTCCGTGATGCGCTTTCGGCCCTCGATCACCCGCACATCGCCTTTGCCGTGAAGTCGAATCCCAATCTGGCCGTGCTCAAGGTCCTTGCGAACGAGGGTTATGGTGCAGACGTCGTTTCGGGGGGCGAACTGAACCGTGCGCTAGCCGCCGGCATGAAGCCGGAGGACATAGTCTTCTCTGGCGTCGGCAAGACCCATGCCGAACTGCTTCAGGGTCTCGATAAAGGCATCGGCCAGTTCAATATCGAGAGCGAGGAAGAAGGGTACGAGCTCGCGGCAATTGCGCGGAGGCATGGTCGGACGGCCGCATGTGCCCTCAGGGTCAACCCTGATGTCGATGCCCGTACGCACGAGAAGATCTCCACCGGAAAGCGCGAGAACAAGTTCGGTGTCCCGCTGGACCGAGCGGCAGAGATCTATGCGCGCCTCGCAAGCGAAGAGGGCATCGAGATGCGCGGCATTGCCGTGCACATCGGGAGCCAGCTGGCGGATCTCGAACCGTTGGAGACCGCATTCGGCAAGGTCGGTGCTTTGATCGGCGAAATCAGGGCCGCCGGCTTTTCCGTTACCCACGCCGATCTGGGCGGTGGGTTGGGCGTCCCCTACAAGGCGGGCGAGGTGCTGCCATCTCCGGCGGACTACGGGGCCATGGTCGCGCGCGTCACCAAAGGCTGGGACGTCCGCCTGATGTTCGAACCCGGACGCGTGATCGCGGGCAATGCGGGTATCCTGCTGACCCGCGTCATCCGCTCCAAGCGGAGTGGTAACGGGCCGCCCTTCGTCGTGGTCGATGCGGCCATGAACGACCTGGCTCGCCCTGCGATGTACGGCGCGTGGCATGATTTCGAGGCTGTCGAACCCACGGGCGAGCGCATGACCGCGCATATCGTCGGACCGATCTGCGAGACAGGTGACACCTTTGCCATGGACCGGGAGTGTGACGCACTCGGCGCAGGCGACCTCGCCGTCTTCCGCACAGCGGGTGCCTATGGTGCGACCATGGCATCGTCGTACAACTCGCGCGGCTTTATTGCCGAGGTTCTGGTCGACGGCGACAAGTTTGCCGTGGTCGCGGACAGGATTGCGGCAAGCGCCATCATGGACGCCGAGCGCGTGCCGGAGTGGCTGCTCTGA
- a CDS encoding rhodanese-related sulfurtransferase, which yields MSDNAPFRIAALYQFTRFDDPAALRPALLALCEENGVRGTLLLAREGINGTIAGVDHGIELALAHIRQLPGCAAIEVKESRAGHQPFHRMKVRLKKEIVTMGEPDLDPLAGVGTYVAPEDWNALISDPDTIVIDTRNDYEVAIGTFRGAEDPKTKSFREFPEWFRARRAELEAEGKSPKVAMFCTGGIRCEKSTAFARAEGLDEVYHLKGGILNYLEHVPAEESMWEGECFVFDERVSVGHGLAVGDHSLCRACRMPLSPEDMAQESFVEGVSCPHCIDSRTDEQRARYAERQRQEALAAARGEEHVGARHDKKADG from the coding sequence GTGTCCGACAATGCTCCCTTCCGGATAGCCGCGCTATACCAGTTCACGCGGTTCGACGATCCCGCCGCGCTGAGGCCGGCACTGCTCGCGCTGTGCGAGGAAAACGGCGTGCGCGGCACGCTGCTGCTTGCGCGCGAAGGGATCAACGGGACCATAGCCGGTGTAGACCATGGCATAGAGCTTGCACTGGCTCACATACGCCAATTGCCCGGTTGCGCAGCGATCGAGGTCAAGGAATCGCGCGCCGGGCACCAGCCCTTCCACCGCATGAAGGTGCGGCTGAAGAAGGAGATCGTCACCATGGGTGAACCGGACCTCGATCCGCTGGCGGGGGTCGGGACCTATGTCGCGCCGGAGGACTGGAACGCGCTGATCTCGGACCCGGACACCATCGTGATCGACACGCGCAATGACTACGAGGTCGCGATCGGCACTTTCCGCGGAGCCGAGGACCCGAAGACCAAGAGCTTCCGCGAATTTCCCGAGTGGTTCCGCGCCCGCCGTGCGGAGCTGGAGGCGGAAGGGAAGTCGCCCAAGGTCGCGATGTTCTGCACCGGCGGCATTCGCTGCGAGAAATCGACCGCTTTTGCCAGGGCGGAGGGGCTGGACGAGGTCTACCACCTCAAGGGCGGAATCCTGAATTACCTCGAACACGTCCCCGCCGAAGAAAGTATGTGGGAAGGCGAGTGCTTCGTCTTCGACGAGCGCGTCAGCGTGGGCCATGGCCTCGCCGTGGGCGACCATTCGCTGTGCCGCGCCTGTCGCATGCCGCTGTCGCCCGAGGACATGGCGCAGGAGAGCTTTGTCGAGGGGGTCAGCTGCCCCCACTGCATAGACAGCCGCACCGACGAACAGCGCGCCCGCTATGCCGAGCGCCAGCGGCAGGAGGCCCTCGCCGCAGCGCGTGGCGAGGAGCATGTCGGGGCGCGGCACGACAAGAAGGCCGATGGCTGA
- a CDS encoding SAM-dependent methyltransferase: MDYIVKPIGHVRGGRSMAVDDDWAKERATIELDDTQFGPEALAGLDDFSHAEIIFLFDQVAPQKIEKGARHPRNRSDWPLVGIFAQRGKNRPNRIGLTTCQILAIHGTQLEVAGLDAIDGTPVLDIKPAMREFQPRGEHRQPDWASELMQDYWHAS, translated from the coding sequence ATGGACTACATCGTCAAACCCATTGGCCATGTTCGGGGTGGTCGCTCGATGGCAGTTGACGATGATTGGGCGAAGGAACGCGCGACGATCGAACTCGACGACACGCAATTCGGCCCCGAAGCCCTCGCCGGCCTGGACGATTTCAGCCATGCCGAAATCATCTTCCTCTTTGACCAGGTTGCTCCGCAAAAGATTGAGAAGGGCGCACGCCATCCGCGTAATCGCAGCGATTGGCCACTGGTGGGCATCTTCGCGCAGCGCGGGAAGAACCGCCCCAACAGGATCGGACTCACCACCTGCCAGATACTCGCGATCCATGGTACCCAGCTCGAAGTCGCCGGGCTCGATGCCATCGATGGAACACCTGTCCTCGATATCAAGCCGGCAATGCGGGAATTCCAGCCTCGCGGCGAGCATCGCCAACCTGACTGGGCAAGCGAACTAATGCAGGATTACTGGCACGCCAGCTGA
- a CDS encoding alpha/beta hydrolase yields MKRPVIASLLVLGLIGGSVVASAADKRSPAPAELAYGTDRLQKVDVWPGTVRGAPLVVFVHGGGWKRGDKSMMKGSAKLSHWQGLGYAVASVNYRLVPDATVEQQAQDVADAVALLKRDAKRLGYDAERLVLVGHSAGAHLVALVGTDPTYLRKAGLSYRDIDGVLPLDGAAYDVPAQMDENARLMGETYKQAFGTDPERQKALSPTVHSAAPNAPDFLILHVQRRDGTEQSRQLGAALRKAGTSAKVQGFDGRGLKGHAEINRRLGEADYPATPVVDAWLAARFAN; encoded by the coding sequence ATGAAAAGACCCGTGATTGCTTCCCTGTTGGTCCTGGGCCTCATCGGCGGCAGTGTAGTCGCATCTGCCGCAGACAAGCGCTCGCCCGCGCCCGCCGAACTCGCTTACGGAACTGACAGGTTGCAGAAGGTAGATGTCTGGCCCGGCACGGTCAGGGGCGCGCCCTTGGTAGTCTTCGTCCACGGCGGCGGGTGGAAGCGCGGCGACAAGTCGATGATGAAGGGATCGGCCAAGCTCTCGCACTGGCAGGGGCTCGGATATGCGGTCGCCTCGGTCAACTACCGTCTCGTGCCCGATGCAACGGTCGAACAGCAGGCGCAGGACGTGGCCGATGCGGTTGCGCTGCTCAAGCGCGACGCGAAGCGGCTGGGCTATGATGCCGAAAGGCTCGTCCTAGTCGGCCACAGCGCAGGCGCACATCTCGTGGCGCTGGTGGGGACCGACCCCACCTACCTGCGCAAGGCCGGCCTTTCGTATCGCGATATCGACGGTGTCCTGCCGCTCGACGGGGCGGCCTATGATGTGCCCGCGCAGATGGACGAGAATGCGCGCCTGATGGGCGAGACATATAAGCAGGCCTTCGGCACCGATCCCGAGCGGCAGAAGGCGCTTTCCCCGACCGTGCACTCAGCCGCGCCCAATGCCCCCGACTTTCTCATCCTCCACGTCCAGCGTCGCGACGGCACAGAGCAGTCGCGACAGCTGGGGGCCGCCTTGCGCAAGGCGGGCACCAGCGCGAAGGTGCAGGGTTTCGACGGCCGCGGGCTCAAGGGCCATGCAGAGATCAACCGCAGGCTGGGCGAAGCAGATTATCCTGCGACGCCGGTGGTCGATGCCTGGCTGGCAGCGCGGTTCGCAAACTAG
- a CDS encoding L,D-transpeptidase family protein gives MRHLVAILLCAIIGCSQPLPQARAQQAQAGEQAELLLVDKSERTLWVYQDGKPIRTYRSLQFGDAPVGHKQFHGDERTPEGRYTIDYGNPQSSYYLSLHIDYPNAADRAFAQRRGRSPGGLIFIHGQPNGVPDGVRIPGDWTDGCIALSNAQIAELWSLVPDGTPIEIRP, from the coding sequence GTGAGGCATCTCGTCGCAATCCTCCTCTGTGCAATCATCGGCTGTTCGCAGCCTTTGCCGCAGGCGCGTGCCCAGCAGGCGCAAGCCGGGGAACAGGCTGAGCTGTTGCTGGTCGACAAGTCGGAGCGGACGCTGTGGGTCTATCAAGACGGAAAGCCCATCCGCACGTACCGTTCGCTCCAGTTCGGCGATGCGCCGGTGGGTCACAAGCAGTTCCACGGTGACGAGCGCACGCCGGAGGGACGCTACACGATCGACTACGGTAATCCGCAATCGAGCTATTACCTGTCGCTCCACATAGACTACCCCAATGCGGCGGACCGTGCCTTTGCGCAGCGGAGAGGGCGCTCGCCCGGGGGACTGATCTTCATCCACGGGCAGCCCAACGGCGTCCCGGATGGCGTTCGCATACCGGGCGACTGGACCGACGGTTGCATTGCTCTCTCCAATGCCCAGATCGCGGAGCTCTGGAGCTTGGTGCCCGACGGCACGCCGATCGAGATTAGGCCCTAG
- the lptM gene encoding LPS translocon maturation chaperone LptM, translating to MKNLALLALACVLAACGQKADLTPAKGASLPPAPYGTEVQPSSADLLAVDPQAAPDRSVELRTRSEERQDDPFDLPPE from the coding sequence ATGAAGAATCTGGCTCTCCTCGCTCTTGCCTGCGTGCTGGCCGCCTGTGGCCAGAAGGCCGACCTTACCCCGGCCAAGGGTGCATCACTGCCGCCGGCACCCTACGGGACCGAGGTCCAACCCAGTTCGGCCGATCTGCTGGCTGTCGATCCGCAGGCGGCGCCCGACCGCAGTGTCGAGCTGCGCACGCGGTCCGAGGAACGCCAAGACGACCCATTCGACCTGCCGCCCGAGTAA
- a CDS encoding glutathione S-transferase codes for MAEAILYSFRRCPYAMRARMALHASGIGYEHREVVLRDKPAQMLEASPKGTVPVLVSADGKVLEESIDIMRWALGQNDPEGWLERDDPDLLAANDGSFKHHLDRYKYHTRYEDADPLGHRAACLAHLVEIDERLGHQAYLCGDTRGLADIATFPFVRQFAHHDKGWFATQDIPRVRSWLDRLNGSELFAAIMEKHPKWVAAPA; via the coding sequence ATGGCTGAGGCGATACTCTACAGTTTCCGCCGCTGCCCCTATGCGATGCGGGCACGGATGGCGCTGCATGCGAGCGGCATCGGATACGAACACCGCGAGGTCGTCCTGCGCGACAAACCTGCGCAGATGCTCGAAGCATCGCCCAAGGGCACCGTTCCGGTCCTGGTCAGCGCCGATGGCAAGGTACTCGAAGAAAGTATCGACATCATGCGCTGGGCGCTCGGGCAGAACGACCCAGAAGGCTGGCTGGAACGCGACGATCCGGACCTGCTCGCGGCCAATGACGGGTCCTTCAAGCACCACCTGGATCGCTACAAGTACCACACGCGGTACGAAGATGCGGACCCGCTCGGCCATCGTGCGGCATGCCTCGCGCACCTCGTCGAGATCGATGAAAGGCTCGGACACCAAGCCTACCTTTGTGGCGACACCCGTGGCCTCGCCGACATCGCCACCTTCCCCTTCGTCCGCCAGTTCGCGCATCACGACAAGGGCTGGTTCGCGACGCAGGATATTCCCCGTGTCCGCTCATGGCTCGACCGGCTGAACGGGTCGGAGCTGTTTGCCGCGATCATGGAAAAGCACCCGAAGTGGGTTGCCGCTCCCGCCTAG
- a CDS encoding DUF5694 domain-containing protein → MSHFRLTFQAVAIVASLFSQACLAAPDPSPVEIADKAARERGDRSEVLVLGTAHLSYLPADFNRTRFDPLLARLAAWAPQAIAVEAMSGAQCDYLRTYEFAYPEVAANYCFDPAPAREALGLTGPEAEKAYSEILAQPAQDRAPEVRRRLAGLFLAAGEADSALVQWLRLPPVERHEDASLPQVLVDLLSKRMASRNENATIAAPLAVRLGLERVFPVDDHTGEAASGPVDNQVYGEEMGKIWDNPAVKERAAEHEHWEKSIADGGPLIDWYRALNSLESQRAAVTSDFAAAAGSKLPGNSGRAYLAYWETRNLRMAANIREVVGLGRRVLALVGASHKPYYERYLGMTSDIEIGDVGAVLGD, encoded by the coding sequence ATGTCCCATTTCCGCCTGACCTTTCAAGCCGTTGCGATCGTCGCGTCCCTGTTTTCGCAAGCTTGCCTCGCGGCTCCGGACCCTTCGCCCGTCGAAATTGCCGATAAGGCAGCCAGGGAACGCGGCGACCGCAGCGAGGTGCTGGTTCTCGGCACCGCCCATCTTTCGTACCTGCCCGCGGATTTCAACCGCACACGCTTCGACCCCCTGCTGGCGCGGCTCGCTGCCTGGGCTCCGCAGGCAATAGCGGTGGAGGCAATGTCGGGCGCCCAATGCGATTACCTGCGGACCTACGAATTTGCATATCCCGAGGTCGCCGCGAACTATTGCTTCGACCCGGCACCGGCGCGCGAGGCGCTGGGGCTGACCGGGCCGGAGGCTGAAAAGGCCTATTCCGAGATACTCGCGCAACCGGCACAGGATCGCGCGCCCGAGGTCCGCAGGCGCCTCGCCGGCCTGTTCCTCGCCGCGGGCGAAGCGGATTCGGCGCTGGTCCAGTGGCTGCGGCTGCCCCCGGTCGAACGTCACGAGGATGCCTCCCTGCCGCAAGTCTTGGTGGACCTGCTGAGCAAACGCATGGCTTCGCGCAACGAGAACGCCACCATCGCGGCCCCGCTCGCCGTCCGGCTCGGGCTGGAGCGGGTGTTTCCGGTCGACGACCACACCGGCGAAGCTGCATCGGGCCCGGTCGACAACCAGGTCTATGGCGAGGAAATGGGCAAGATCTGGGACAATCCGGCGGTCAAGGAGCGCGCCGCGGAACATGAGCATTGGGAGAAGTCGATCGCGGACGGCGGCCCGCTGATCGACTGGTACCGTGCGCTCAATTCGCTGGAGAGCCAACGGGCCGCTGTGACGAGCGATTTCGCCGCGGCAGCGGGCTCGAAATTGCCGGGCAACTCTGGCCGCGCCTATCTCGCCTACTGGGAGACGCGCAATTTGCGCATGGCAGCCAACATCCGCGAGGTCGTCGGGCTAGGGCGAAGGGTCCTCGCCCTCGTCGGTGCGTCACACAAGCCGTATTACGAGCGCTACCTGGGCATGACGAGCGACATCGAGATCGGCGATGTCGGGGCGGTCCTGGGCGACTGA
- a CDS encoding DUF6768 family protein, with amino-acid sequence MTTIDERIHAALDEDDKAFLASLDNSRGLFTQLGDSLGGPLGGWAKFVFAMTFVMAGLMFYCIWQMFEATDTRETILWATGTVVLVMSTGFLKDWLFSRMNMLTVLREVKRLQLQVAMLEEGRD; translated from the coding sequence ATGACGACCATAGACGAACGCATCCACGCGGCCCTCGACGAGGACGACAAGGCATTCCTCGCCAGCCTCGACAATTCGCGCGGCCTCTTCACGCAGCTGGGCGACAGCCTCGGTGGCCCTCTGGGCGGCTGGGCAAAGTTCGTCTTCGCCATGACCTTCGTGATGGCAGGGCTGATGTTCTATTGCATCTGGCAGATGTTCGAAGCGACCGACACGCGCGAGACGATCCTCTGGGCGACAGGAACAGTGGTGCTGGTGATGTCGACCGGCTTCCTCAAGGACTGGCTGTTCAGCCGGATGAATATGTTAACCGTCCTGCGCGAGGTTAAGCGCCTCCAGCTTCAGGTCGCGATGCTAGAAGAAGGGCGCGACTAG
- a CDS encoding RNA polymerase sigma factor: MIGQGRHANDAARLFDELLVTLVQAGDRSAAERLAARWQPRLARTARRLLADDELARVAVQECWLAILRGIGTLRDPARFAPWAFGILHRKCVDRIRARQAIRSSSGEMTTEPGSVSQTDDGIAIRQAFALLPANQRLAAQLFFVEGLTLAEIAEVQQVPLGTAKTRLFHARRRLKQVLAENPQGDVT; the protein is encoded by the coding sequence ATGATCGGTCAAGGTCGCCATGCCAATGATGCTGCGAGGCTATTCGATGAGCTTCTGGTGACGCTCGTACAAGCCGGCGACAGATCTGCCGCGGAGCGTTTGGCGGCGCGATGGCAGCCCCGCCTCGCCCGGACTGCGCGAAGGCTTCTCGCCGACGATGAACTTGCCCGCGTTGCCGTGCAGGAATGCTGGCTCGCAATCCTGCGCGGAATTGGCACGCTGCGCGACCCGGCACGGTTCGCCCCGTGGGCTTTCGGCATCCTCCACCGGAAGTGCGTCGATCGCATCCGTGCCCGGCAGGCAATTCGATCCTCGTCCGGCGAGATGACGACCGAACCCGGGTCAGTTTCACAGACCGACGACGGCATCGCGATCCGCCAGGCATTCGCACTTCTGCCGGCGAACCAGCGCCTGGCGGCACAACTATTCTTCGTCGAGGGGCTGACTCTCGCCGAGATCGCAGAGGTCCAACAGGTGCCGCTCGGCACTGCCAAGACCCGATTGTTCCACGCCCGGCGCCGACTGAAGCAGGTGTTGGCCGAAAATCCCCAAGGAGACGTCACATGA
- a CDS encoding precorrin-2 dehydrogenase/sirohydrochlorin ferrochelatase family protein gives MHSLPLFHRIAGSRVVVVGEGDMVEAKARLVERAGGIPCGETEAHHARLAFVALDDPKAAEATALRLKRAGLLVNVADRPEFCDFTLPSVLDRDPVLVAVSTGGASAGLAKHLRLRLERFLPQTLGELANALNSARSALRSRFPDAAHRRQALDEALGENGALDPLAAGGAERVAEWLAGNASVGSDRIVDLTLTSDDPEDLTLRQARLLGMADTVIHDEGVPVTILQRARADALRRKLPCDPPEEGLTVILRT, from the coding sequence ATGCATTCACTGCCGCTCTTCCACCGCATCGCGGGCAGCCGCGTGGTTGTGGTCGGCGAAGGAGACATGGTAGAGGCTAAGGCACGACTGGTCGAACGTGCCGGCGGCATACCCTGCGGCGAGACCGAAGCGCATCACGCAAGGCTGGCATTTGTCGCGCTGGACGATCCTAAGGCTGCGGAAGCGACCGCCCTGCGCCTCAAGCGCGCTGGCCTGCTGGTCAACGTCGCAGACAGGCCGGAGTTCTGCGACTTCACCCTGCCGAGCGTGCTTGACCGCGACCCCGTGCTGGTGGCTGTGAGTACCGGCGGGGCATCCGCGGGCCTGGCCAAGCACCTGCGGCTGCGGCTGGAACGCTTCTTGCCACAGACACTGGGCGAGCTTGCGAATGCGCTCAACTCGGCGAGATCGGCGCTTCGCAGCCGTTTTCCCGACGCTGCGCATCGCCGCCAGGCGCTTGACGAGGCCTTGGGTGAGAATGGTGCGCTCGACCCTCTGGCTGCGGGAGGAGCCGAGCGTGTCGCCGAGTGGCTCGCTGGCAACGCTAGCGTAGGGAGCGACCGCATCGTCGATCTGACCCTCACCAGCGACGACCCGGAAGACCTGACGCTGCGGCAAGCGCGGCTCCTCGGCATGGCCGACACGGTCATCCATGACGAAGGGGTTCCCGTCACGATCCTGCAGCGGGCGCGAGCCGATGCCCTTCGGCGCAAGCTGCCCTGCGACCCGCCGGAAGAGGGCCTCACCGTCATCCTGCGCACCTGA
- a CDS encoding adenylosuccinate synthase, whose translation MANVTVIGAQWGDEGKGKIVDWLASRADAVVRFQGGHNAGHTLVVGNTTYKLSLLPSGIVTGTLSIIGNGVVLDPWHLKSEIEKLEGQGVEINADNFAIADNCPLILPIHRDLDGLRETAAGSGKIGTTGRGIGPAYEDKVGRRAIRVCDLAHLDQLEPQLNRLCAHHDALRAGFDQPPVDREALLAELREIAPFVLQYAQPVWKRLKKVRKAGAKVLFEGAQGVLLDVDHGTYPFVTSSNTVSGTAASGSGLGPNSTGFVLGIVKAYTTRVGSGPFPTELDDDTGQRLGERGHEFGTVTGRKRRCGWFDAVLVRQSCAISGVTGIALTKLDVLDGFEKVKICTGYRLNGKIMDYFPSHAADQANVEPIYEEMDGWQETTAGARSWADLPAQAIKYIQRVQELIETPVALVSTSPEREDTILVRDPFMD comes from the coding sequence ATGGCCAATGTTACCGTGATCGGCGCCCAGTGGGGCGATGAGGGCAAGGGCAAGATCGTAGACTGGCTCGCCAGCCGCGCCGATGCCGTGGTCCGCTTCCAGGGCGGCCATAACGCGGGCCACACGCTGGTGGTCGGCAACACCACCTACAAGCTGTCCCTGCTGCCCTCAGGCATCGTCACCGGCACGCTCAGCATCATCGGCAACGGCGTCGTGCTTGATCCTTGGCACCTCAAGAGCGAAATCGAAAAGCTCGAAGGGCAGGGCGTCGAAATCAACGCCGACAATTTCGCCATCGCGGACAATTGCCCGCTGATCCTCCCGATCCACCGCGATCTCGATGGTTTGCGTGAGACGGCAGCAGGATCGGGCAAGATCGGCACCACCGGTCGCGGGATCGGCCCGGCTTACGAGGACAAGGTCGGCCGCCGCGCGATCCGGGTGTGCGACCTGGCCCATCTCGACCAGCTGGAACCGCAGCTCAACCGCCTTTGCGCCCACCACGATGCGCTGCGCGCCGGTTTCGACCAGCCGCCGGTCGACCGCGAGGCGCTGCTCGCCGAACTGCGCGAAATCGCGCCCTTCGTGCTGCAATACGCGCAGCCGGTTTGGAAGCGCCTCAAGAAGGTCCGCAAGGCCGGCGCCAAGGTCCTGTTCGAGGGGGCACAGGGCGTGCTGCTCGACGTCGATCACGGCACCTATCCCTTTGTGACCAGTTCGAACACGGTGAGTGGCACCGCAGCTAGCGGGTCGGGCCTGGGGCCGAATTCGACCGGCTTCGTGCTCGGCATCGTGAAGGCCTATACCACCCGCGTCGGCAGCGGTCCGTTCCCGACCGAACTCGACGACGACACTGGCCAGCGCCTCGGTGAGCGCGGCCACGAATTCGGCACCGTCACTGGGCGCAAACGTCGCTGCGGCTGGTTCGACGCCGTGCTGGTGCGCCAGAGCTGCGCCATCAGCGGCGTGACCGGCATCGCGCTGACCAAGCTCGACGTGCTCGACGGGTTCGAGAAGGTGAAGATCTGCACCGGCTATCGCCTCAATGGCAAGATCATGGACTATTTCCCTTCGCACGCCGCCGATCAGGCGAATGTGGAGCCGATCTACGAGGAAATGGACGGCTGGCAGGAAACCACTGCCGGTGCGCGTTCGTGGGCCGATCTCCCGGCGCAGGCGATCAAGTATATCCAGCGCGTGCAGGAACTGATCGAAACGCCCGTGGCGCTGGTTTCGACCAGCCCCGAGCGCGAGGACACCATCCTCGTGCGCGATCCGTTCATGGACTGA
- a CDS encoding MarR family transcriptional regulator, whose translation MQADFLYDAAEDGAGCQLGVTVLADRAHIRGELRDDAEAAGFRILHSCSLEEYARGAITALGDVVLIDCAEDSAQSMAMLARLDMRAGKAGAQMVVSTTMGALDAVFGCFSFSAPQILVDPCRSERVIAIGRVLAHVPNLRLRELGEEDRLMLLRLTEQVGRIAERLEKLPAGQRAGGGAFRFESPSQGWHAEGDEYTIAPAQSQRPRLPEASFIRRIIRQRQARARFFDGELFADPAWDILLDLSAARAERCQVSVTSLCIAAGVPATTALRWISQMVDAGLLMRVSDPHDRRRAYIALADASADAMARYFAEVGADGSVPVLA comes from the coding sequence ATGCAGGCCGATTTTCTGTATGATGCGGCTGAGGACGGGGCTGGTTGCCAGCTTGGAGTCACGGTCCTGGCGGATCGTGCGCATATCCGTGGCGAGTTGCGTGACGACGCCGAAGCCGCAGGCTTCCGCATCCTCCATTCTTGCTCTCTGGAGGAATACGCGCGCGGTGCGATCACTGCACTTGGTGATGTCGTCCTCATCGATTGCGCGGAGGATTCGGCCCAGTCGATGGCAATGCTGGCGCGACTGGACATGCGCGCGGGCAAGGCGGGGGCACAGATGGTCGTGTCGACCACGATGGGCGCTCTTGATGCCGTGTTCGGCTGCTTTTCCTTTTCCGCTCCGCAGATACTTGTCGATCCGTGCCGTTCGGAACGTGTGATCGCGATCGGGCGCGTGCTCGCCCATGTTCCGAACCTGCGGCTGCGCGAATTGGGAGAAGAAGACCGGCTGATGCTGCTGCGTCTGACCGAACAGGTCGGCAGGATCGCGGAACGGCTTGAGAAACTGCCGGCCGGCCAGCGCGCCGGGGGCGGTGCGTTCAGGTTCGAGTCTCCCTCGCAGGGCTGGCATGCCGAAGGCGATGAGTACACGATCGCGCCCGCGCAGTCGCAGCGCCCGCGACTTCCCGAAGCATCGTTTATCCGGCGCATTATCCGTCAACGACAGGCAAGGGCACGGTTCTTCGATGGCGAGCTGTTCGCCGATCCCGCATGGGACATTTTGCTTGATCTTTCGGCTGCTCGAGCGGAACGCTGCCAGGTGTCGGTGACCTCACTTTGCATTGCTGCAGGCGTCCCGGCGACCACCGCGTTGCGCTGGATCAGCCAGATGGTCGATGCGGGATTACTGATGAGAGTGTCCGATCCACATGACCGTCGTCGGGCCTATATCGCCCTTGCCGATGCCAGCGCAGACGCGATGGCGCGATACTTTGCGGAAGTCGGCGCGGATGGAAGCGTACCGGTCCTCGCCTAG